The genomic window GGGGGCGCTGCGTCCGGCGGGGCCGCCGGGGCCGCTGCAGGCGGGGGCGGGGTGGCTGGCGCGCACGGCGGGCGTGCCGCTCGTGCCGGTCGCGCTGCGGGTGGTGCTGCGCGGTCAGCAGCAGCCGGAAGCGTACCTGCGCTTCGGGTCGCCGGTGGACGCGGCTGGACTCGCGGCGGCCCTCGCGCAGGAGCTCGCGCGGCTGGACCGTGATCTGCTCGGCAGCGACCCGGAGGAACCGCTCGCCGGGTACCTGCGCGTGTCGGGCGGGACCGGCAGTCAGCACGAGCGGCTCGCGCGGGCGGGCGCGCTGCTGTCGCGCGTGACGGGAGACGCCCGGTGAGGACGGGCCGGGTGGGCGGGGCGCTGCGCCGCGCGTACCCCACGGCGGCCCTCGGCTTCCTGCTGTACAAGCTGGGGACGCTGGCCGTGAACGCCCTGACCTTCCCGGTCCTGCGTGCCCGCCCGCGCATCGCGGCCGGGCCGCGCGTCAGCATCCTGGTGCCCGCCCGCAACGAGGCGCTCAACCTGCCGCACACCCTGCCGCGCCTGCTGCGGCAGGGCGCGGCCGAAGTGATCGTGCTGGACGACCGCTCCTCGGACGGCACCGGCCCGGTCGCGGCGGCCCTGACACTGGGCGTGCCGGGCGCGCGCGTGATTCCCGGCACGCCCAGACCGGCGGGCTGGCACGGCAAGCCGTGGGCGTGCCTGCAGCTCGCCCGGGCGGCGCTCGGCGACGTGCTGATCTTCACGGACGCCGACGTGTGCTGGGAGGACGGCACCCTGAACGCGCTGCTGCACGCACTGGAGGACAGCGGCGCGGACCTGCTCACGGTGTGGCCGCGCCAGCAGACGCGGACGCCCGGCGAGCGCCTGCTCGCGCCGCTGGTGGACGACGTGCTGCTCAGCATTCTGCCCGCGCCGCTCATCCGGCTGCCGTTCGCCAGCATGAGCGCCGGGAACGGGCAGCTGATGGCGTTCCGGGCGGGCACGTACCGGCGGGTGGGCGGGCACGCCCTCGTGCGGGACGAGGTGCTGGAGGACGTGCGCTTCGCGGCGCGGCTCAAGGCGCGGGGCGGGCGGGTCGCGGTCGCGCTGGGCGGCGACCTGATGAGCGTCCGCATGTACCGCAGTTACGCCGGGCCGGGCGGCGCGGTGGAGGGCTTCGCGAAGAGCCTGCACGAGGCGCACGGCGGTTCGCGGGCCGTGATGCTGCTCTCGTGGGCGTGGCATCTGGCGGTGTACACCCTGCCGTGGTGGCCCGGCTGGACGGCGGGGCGGGGCGGCGCGGCCCGCGTCCGGACGGCCGTGCTGGGCCTGGGCCTGCTGGAGCGGCTGCTCGTGAACGTCCGCACCGGGCGCACGACGCGCGCGGACCTGCTGGAGGTGCTGCTCACGCCGCTCACGCCACTCGCGGCGCTGCCGGTGTACCTGCTGGCCCTGCGCGGCACGTACCGCTGGAAGGGCCGCGAGTACGTGCGCCGGGGCCGCGGCGCAGGAGGAGACGCATGAATGGACCGGGCGGGAAGGCGGGCGGGCCGGAGAGTGCCGTCGTGATCGGGGCGGGCTTCGCGGGCCTGCTGGCCGCGCTGCGCCTGCGGCTGGCGGGCGTGAACGTGACGGTCCTCGACCATCTGGACCGCGCGGGCGGCAAGGCGGCGCTCGGCCCGAGCGAGGGCGGCTGGGACGCGTTTTCCAGCGGGCCGACCGTCGTCACGATGCCGGACGTGTTCCGGGGCGTGCACGCCCGCGCGGGGCTGGACGCGCCGCAGCTCGCGCCCGCGCGGCCCACCACGCGGTACGCGTACCCGGACGGGCGGGTGTTCGCGCCGGAAGCCCTGCGCGTGGCGGGCAGTCTGGACGGTACGCTCGCG from Deinococcus aquiradiocola includes these protein-coding regions:
- a CDS encoding lysophospholipid acyltransferase family protein, which gives rise to MALVPAGVDPLVTWGLERMVRRSVHAGLRGVWVYGPVPAGAAVLAPTHHSWWDGYVLFDVSRAFSQRYAVLMTARQLDAFAFLRRLGAVPDVRPRAALRAAQEGAWVVVFPEGALRPAGPPGPLQAGAGWLARTAGVPLVPVALRVVLRGQQQPEAYLRFGSPVDAAGLAAALAQELARLDRDLLGSDPEEPLAGYLRVSGGTGSQHERLARAGALLSRVTGDAR
- a CDS encoding glycosyltransferase encodes the protein MRTGRVGGALRRAYPTAALGFLLYKLGTLAVNALTFPVLRARPRIAAGPRVSILVPARNEALNLPHTLPRLLRQGAAEVIVLDDRSSDGTGPVAAALTLGVPGARVIPGTPRPAGWHGKPWACLQLARAALGDVLIFTDADVCWEDGTLNALLHALEDSGADLLTVWPRQQTRTPGERLLAPLVDDVLLSILPAPLIRLPFASMSAGNGQLMAFRAGTYRRVGGHALVRDEVLEDVRFAARLKARGGRVAVALGGDLMSVRMYRSYAGPGGAVEGFAKSLHEAHGGSRAVMLLSWAWHLAVYTLPWWPGWTAGRGGAARVRTAVLGLGLLERLLVNVRTGRTTRADLLEVLLTPLTPLAALPVYLLALRGTYRWKGREYVRRGRGAGGDA